Proteins co-encoded in one Symbiobacterium terraclitae genomic window:
- a CDS encoding ABC transporter substrate-binding protein encodes MKKRCLVSFVLSLLLLVGLLAGCAGNPPATGGANGAAAGMDIQPGARGSDGAAASGSQSGSGGRDGAAASGSQPGSGGSAVSDASGSQHGAGEPNPAANAGSRHTAGGNAASQGSGEQAAGTPGRPGDKQTTYPIAVTDGAGRAVTIQAEPTRVISVAPSNTELMFALGKGGLLVGRSDWDDYPPEAGEIESIGGFYPPDYEKIIALEPDLILLTGGSVEARERLENAYGLTTLVLDPANFAELYDGILMLGRVVNAQEAAERLVAEMQREVRAIEEKAATAATRPVVFYEVWYDPIITAGPGSFIDDMIRIAGGTNAAAFAGEPWPAISLEELVAADPDIIVARSEGAAQEARQRAGWESITAVREGRVLGLPDENIVVRPGPRLIQGLRWFARHIHPELFGR; translated from the coding sequence ATGAAGAAGCGTTGTCTCGTATCGTTTGTGCTCTCCCTGCTGCTGCTGGTCGGCCTGCTTGCGGGGTGCGCGGGCAATCCGCCGGCGACCGGAGGGGCGAACGGTGCCGCGGCGGGCATGGATATCCAGCCCGGTGCACGCGGGAGCGACGGTGCAGCAGCTTCGGGCAGCCAGTCCGGGTCCGGTGGTCGCGACGGGGCTGCGGCCTCGGGAAGCCAGCCAGGGTCCGGTGGGAGTGCCGTGTCCGACGCCTCGGGCAGCCAGCACGGTGCAGGTGAGCCCAACCCGGCTGCCAACGCCGGCAGCCGGCACACGGCCGGCGGGAACGCCGCATCCCAGGGATCCGGCGAGCAGGCGGCGGGCACCCCCGGGAGGCCCGGGGACAAGCAGACGACCTATCCGATCGCCGTCACGGACGGGGCCGGGCGGGCGGTCACCATCCAGGCCGAGCCCACGCGGGTGATCTCCGTCGCCCCCTCCAACACGGAGCTGATGTTCGCCCTCGGCAAAGGCGGCCTGCTGGTGGGCCGCTCCGACTGGGACGACTACCCGCCCGAGGCCGGGGAGATCGAGTCCATCGGCGGCTTCTACCCGCCTGATTACGAGAAGATCATCGCTCTCGAGCCCGACCTGATCCTGCTCACCGGCGGCTCCGTGGAGGCCCGGGAGAGGCTGGAGAACGCGTACGGCCTGACCACGCTCGTGCTGGACCCGGCCAACTTCGCCGAGCTCTACGACGGCATCCTCATGCTGGGCCGGGTGGTGAACGCGCAGGAGGCGGCCGAGCGGCTGGTGGCGGAGATGCAGCGCGAGGTCAGGGCGATCGAGGAGAAGGCCGCCACCGCGGCCACCCGGCCCGTCGTCTTCTACGAGGTCTGGTATGACCCGATCATCACGGCAGGGCCTGGCTCCTTCATCGACGACATGATCCGCATCGCCGGCGGCACGAATGCAGCCGCCTTCGCCGGCGAGCCCTGGCCCGCCATCTCGCTGGAGGAGTTGGTGGCCGCGGATCCCGACATCATCGTCGCCCGCTCGGAGGGGGCTGCCCAGGAGGCCCGGCAAAGGGCGGGCTGGGAATCGATCACCGCGGTGCGGGAGGGCCGGGTGCTGGGGCTGCCCGACGAGAACATCGTGGTGCGTCCCGGACCCCGCCTGATCCAGGGGCTCCGGTGGTTCGCCCGGCACATCCACCCGGAGCTGTTCGGCCGGTGA
- the cbiB gene encoding adenosylcobinamide-phosphate synthase CbiB, translating into MVQGVPWFLPLIALALDAAVGDPAWLPHPVVLMGRVVRPGERWLRSTRLPLRAGGTVLALLLPLASWGCTWLLIRLAAGVHPWLGLAAEAWLFSTCLAARSLAEHALAVYRPLGAGDLAGARRRVGLIVGRDTEALDAVEVTRAAVETVAESTCDGVIAPLFWGLIGGAPLAMAYKAVNTLDSMVGHRDERYREFGWASARLDALANLAPARLSALLLALAGLSPGALGIALRDARLHPSPNSGWPEAAMAGLLGVRLGGLNSYGGVPERRAYMGDPRRPLEPEDIPRAVRWMWLATVLGTGLGALALWKIA; encoded by the coding sequence ATGGTGCAGGGAGTTCCCTGGTTCCTGCCGCTGATCGCCCTCGCGCTGGATGCGGCCGTGGGCGACCCCGCCTGGCTGCCCCACCCGGTGGTGCTGATGGGCCGGGTTGTCCGCCCGGGCGAGCGGTGGCTGCGCTCCACGCGGCTGCCGCTCAGGGCTGGCGGGACGGTCCTCGCCCTGCTGCTGCCGCTGGCCTCCTGGGGATGCACCTGGCTCCTCATCCGCCTGGCCGCCGGCGTACACCCCTGGCTCGGGCTGGCCGCGGAGGCCTGGCTGTTCAGCACGTGCCTGGCCGCCCGCTCTCTGGCCGAGCACGCCCTGGCGGTCTACCGGCCCCTGGGGGCAGGGGATCTGGCCGGGGCGAGGCGGCGGGTGGGGCTGATCGTGGGGCGGGACACCGAGGCGCTGGACGCCGTCGAGGTCACCCGGGCGGCGGTGGAGACCGTGGCGGAGTCCACCTGCGACGGGGTGATCGCACCGCTCTTCTGGGGGCTGATCGGCGGTGCGCCGCTGGCCATGGCCTACAAGGCGGTCAACACCCTGGACTCCATGGTGGGCCACCGGGACGAGCGGTACCGGGAGTTCGGCTGGGCCTCCGCCCGGCTGGACGCCCTGGCGAACCTGGCGCCGGCCCGGCTGAGCGCCCTGCTGCTCGCACTGGCAGGGCTCTCGCCGGGTGCGCTCGGCATCGCCCTGCGGGACGCCCGGCTGCACCCCAGCCCCAACAGCGGCTGGCCCGAGGCGGCGATGGCCGGCCTGCTCGGGGTGCGGCTGGGCGGGCTCAATTCCTACGGCGGGGTGCCCGAGCGGCGGGCCTACATGGGCGACCCGCGCCGTCCGCTGGAGCCGGAGGACATCCCCCGCGCGGTGCGGTGGATGTGGCTGGCGACGGTGCTGGGGACCGGCCTGGGAGCCCTGGCGCTGTGGAAGATTGCGTAG
- a CDS encoding cobyric acid synthase gives MARALMFQGTASSVGKSTLAAAFCRILRQEGLRVAPFKAQNMSGSAAVLADGRRISVVQAVQAQAAGVAPRVEMNPVLLLPRTEVSSEVVLMGRSLGEMGWRQYTGEPHAAALQAVQEAIASLSAEFEVIVAEGAGSPVEVNLRDRDLANMTTAELLDADVILVADIDRGGVFAAIVGTLALLRPHERARVKGLVINRFRGDPTLFADGVRWLEERTGLPVVGVIPYLPDLGLDEEDSLGLSGPGAAAPTAGAREAALERLADHVRRHARVDLVLEVLNRAG, from the coding sequence ATGGCCCGTGCGTTGATGTTCCAGGGCACCGCCTCCAGCGTGGGCAAGTCCACGCTCGCCGCCGCCTTCTGCCGCATCCTGCGCCAGGAGGGCCTCCGGGTGGCGCCCTTCAAGGCCCAGAACATGTCGGGCAGCGCGGCCGTGCTCGCGGACGGGCGGCGCATCAGCGTGGTCCAGGCCGTGCAGGCGCAGGCCGCGGGGGTGGCCCCCAGGGTCGAGATGAACCCCGTGCTGTTGCTGCCCCGGACCGAGGTCAGCTCTGAGGTGGTCCTGATGGGCCGGTCGCTCGGCGAGATGGGCTGGCGGCAGTACACGGGCGAGCCGCATGCGGCCGCCCTGCAGGCGGTGCAGGAGGCCATCGCGAGCCTCTCCGCCGAGTTCGAGGTGATCGTGGCGGAGGGGGCCGGGTCGCCGGTGGAGGTGAACCTGCGGGACCGGGACCTGGCCAACATGACGACCGCCGAGCTGCTGGACGCAGACGTCATCCTCGTGGCCGACATCGACCGGGGCGGCGTCTTTGCCGCCATCGTCGGCACGCTGGCGCTGCTGCGCCCGCACGAGCGGGCCCGGGTGAAGGGGCTGGTGATCAACCGCTTCCGCGGGGACCCGACGCTCTTTGCGGACGGCGTCCGCTGGCTGGAGGAGCGCACCGGCCTGCCGGTGGTCGGCGTGATTCCGTACCTGCCCGACCTGGGGCTCGACGAAGAGGACTCCCTGGGCCTCTCCGGGCCGGGAGCGGCGGCCCCGACGGCCGGCGCGCGGGAGGCCGCCCTTGAGCGGCTGGCGGACCACGTGCGCCGGCACGCCCGGGTGGACCTGGTGCTGGAGGTGCTGAACCGCGCGGGGTGA
- a CDS encoding adenosylcobinamide-GDP ribazoletransferase: MRIALAFLTRFPTGRVVTDDPMRDLGRAAGLFPLVGLLVGAAGLVAYLAGRALFGPAVAAVAAAGAGLWASGALHLDGLMDTADGVLSGRDRERMLEIMKDSRVGAMGVTAGALALLLRVALLLELDPGRAAPALLVAPALGRMVMPLAAVQWPPARSWGLGSAYVRHVGRPQAAAALLSGLALALALPAAAVELQRVLAAAAPELTLPHGLAAAAPSGALTAALRGLGAWVAALGVCFGCGGWLARRLGGQTGDTYGALCELAELAALACFGVAAGEVG; the protein is encoded by the coding sequence GTGCGCATCGCACTTGCGTTTCTCACCCGGTTTCCGACAGGCCGCGTGGTCACTGACGACCCCATGCGGGACCTCGGCCGGGCAGCGGGCCTGTTCCCGCTGGTCGGGCTGCTGGTGGGCGCCGCCGGCCTCGTCGCCTACCTGGCGGGGCGGGCGCTGTTCGGTCCGGCCGTGGCGGCGGTCGCGGCGGCCGGCGCCGGCCTCTGGGCCTCGGGGGCGCTCCACCTGGACGGCCTCATGGATACTGCCGACGGCGTGCTCTCCGGCCGCGACCGGGAGCGAATGCTCGAGATCATGAAGGACTCCCGCGTCGGGGCGATGGGGGTGACGGCCGGGGCGCTCGCCCTGCTGCTGCGGGTCGCCCTCCTCCTGGAGCTGGACCCGGGCCGGGCAGCCCCGGCGTTGCTGGTCGCCCCTGCCCTGGGGCGGATGGTGATGCCGCTCGCGGCCGTGCAATGGCCGCCGGCCCGTTCCTGGGGACTGGGCTCTGCCTATGTCCGGCACGTGGGGCGGCCACAGGCGGCTGCGGCCCTGCTCAGCGGGCTGGCGCTGGCTCTGGCCCTGCCTGCAGCTGCGGTGGAGCTGCAGCGCGTCCTGGCCGCGGCTGCGCCGGAACTGACCCTGCCGCACGGCCTCGCCGCGGCTGCGCCGTCGGGGGCCCTCACCGCCGCGCTGCGGGGGCTGGGCGCATGGGTGGCGGCGCTGGGGGTCTGCTTCGGCTGTGGAGGGTGGCTGGCCCGGCGGCTCGGCGGCCAGACGGGGGACACCTACGGGGCGCTCTGCGAGCTGGCCGAGCTGGCCGCGCTGGCCTGCTTCGGCGTGGCTGCGGGGGAGGTGGGTTGA
- the cobU gene encoding bifunctional adenosylcobinamide kinase/adenosylcobinamide-phosphate guanylyltransferase, with the protein MAGLILVMGGARSGKSRWAERLASAHRRVVYLATAQPGDAEMAQRIARHRADRPAHWRTVEELFSPGAALAPALDAEPADAVLLDCVTMLLSNHLLQAEEGFEERARRELTQLLRLAQERGLVLIAVTNEVGAGVVPEHRLGRLFRDAQGRLNQWLAREAEQVWACIAGIAVDLRQIGAVIP; encoded by the coding sequence ATGGCAGGACTGATCCTGGTGATGGGCGGCGCCCGGAGCGGGAAGAGCCGGTGGGCTGAGCGCCTGGCCTCGGCGCACCGGCGGGTCGTCTACCTGGCCACCGCGCAGCCGGGCGACGCCGAGATGGCTCAGCGGATCGCCAGGCACCGGGCGGACCGCCCCGCCCACTGGCGTACAGTGGAGGAGCTGTTCTCGCCGGGCGCTGCGCTGGCCCCGGCCCTGGACGCAGAGCCGGCGGACGCCGTGCTCCTGGACTGCGTCACCATGCTCCTCTCCAACCACCTGCTCCAGGCGGAGGAGGGGTTCGAGGAGCGGGCGAGGCGGGAGCTGACGCAGCTGCTCCGCCTGGCACAGGAGCGCGGGCTCGTGCTGATCGCGGTGACGAACGAGGTCGGGGCGGGGGTGGTGCCTGAGCACCGGCTCGGGCGACTCTTCCGCGACGCCCAGGGACGGCTGAACCAGTGGCTGGCGCGGGAGGCGGAGCAGGTCTGGGCCTGCATCGCCGGCATCGCCGTCGACCTGAGGCAGATCGGGGCGGTGATCCCATAA
- a CDS encoding ECF transporter S component: protein MLLARTSTLAKLGFLLALSLLGSYIKLGPTSIAFDAMSGFVAALLMGPAAGALICGLGHAAAAAVTGFPLTLPFHAATAAAMAGVGALGGLTARRFGALPAAAALVAANGLLAPALLSLLPNPLGVGLFAALWLPLTAATGANAAAALVVVLGLRRAGFGS from the coding sequence GTGCTTCTGGCGAGGACAAGCACACTGGCGAAGCTTGGGTTTCTCCTGGCCCTGAGTCTCCTGGGTTCCTACATCAAGCTGGGTCCAACCTCCATCGCCTTCGATGCGATGAGCGGCTTCGTGGCGGCGCTCCTGATGGGCCCGGCGGCGGGCGCCCTGATCTGCGGCCTGGGGCACGCGGCCGCGGCAGCCGTCACCGGCTTTCCCCTGACCCTGCCCTTCCACGCGGCCACGGCGGCCGCCATGGCGGGGGTGGGCGCACTGGGCGGTCTGACGGCCCGGCGCTTCGGGGCGCTGCCCGCCGCCGCGGCGCTGGTGGCTGCCAACGGGCTTCTGGCGCCGGCCCTGCTCTCGCTGCTGCCCAACCCGCTGGGCGTCGGGCTGTTCGCAGCGCTGTGGCTGCCGCTGACCGCGGCGACCGGGGCCAACGCCGCGGCCGCCCTGGTAGTCGTCCTCGGCCTGAGGCGGGCGGGGTTCGGGTCATGA